The following coding sequences are from one Planctomycetaceae bacterium window:
- the gmk gene encoding guanylate kinase, translating to MNNTSQQSNATGKIIVISGPSGVGKSTICQRIIKEFGEGLYSSVSATTRARKNGETEGADYFFISQDEFKKQVKAGNFLEWAEVFGNFYGTPKDRVHQALEQGKIVLLEIDVKGAKAVKKLYPDAALIFIMPPRHQELQQRIISRGRDEQADVETRLAGANDEIEAGWLIYDFVIINDELESAVAETIQTIKKAIGVKND from the coding sequence TTGAATAACACAAGCCAACAGTCGAATGCAACCGGGAAGATTATAGTGATAAGCGGCCCCAGCGGAGTCGGTAAAAGTACGATTTGTCAGCGTATTATAAAAGAGTTCGGCGAGGGACTTTACTCAAGCGTCTCGGCGACCACTCGCGCCAGAAAAAATGGTGAGACCGAAGGTGCTGATTACTTTTTTATAAGTCAGGACGAATTTAAGAAGCAGGTCAAAGCCGGCAACTTTCTGGAATGGGCCGAGGTGTTCGGGAATTTTTACGGAACGCCGAAGGACAGAGTGCATCAGGCACTGGAGCAGGGCAAAATTGTTCTGCTTGAGATTGATGTTAAAGGCGCCAAGGCTGTGAAGAAACTTTATCCTGATGCGGCGCTGATTTTTATAATGCCTCCGCGTCATCAGGAGCTTCAGCAGCGAATCATCAGCCGCGGAAGAGACGAGCAGGCAGATGTCGAAACACGACTTGCCGGCGCAAACGATGAAATCGAAGCAGGCTGGCTTATTTATGATTTTGTGATAATAAACGATGAACTTGAATCTGCGGTCGCAGAGACAATACAAACAATTAAAAAAGCAATTGGAGTAAAAAATGATTGA
- a CDS encoding DNA-directed RNA polymerase subunit omega: MIDELKNKAIFEKVGGAFKVSALIQKRMVELMEGSRPLIENTEGMTMMEIVVEEIMQDKIAADFSPPEKAEMPKL, encoded by the coding sequence ATGATTGACGAATTAAAGAATAAAGCGATTTTTGAAAAAGTCGGCGGCGCATTTAAGGTTTCAGCGCTTATCCAGAAAAGAATGGTTGAACTTATGGAAGGTTCACGCCCGCTTATCGAAAATACCGAAGGTATGACGATGATGGAAATAGTCGTTGAAGAGATTATGCAGGATAAAATAGCGGCAGATTTCTCACCTCCTGAAAAGGCTGAAATGCCAAAACTGTAG
- a CDS encoding phosphopantothenoylcysteine decarboxylase, whose protein sequence is MANESTINGLKILLGVSGGVAVYKAVDLASKLTAAGAVVDTVMTDSACKFVLPKSFEAVTGRPVYTSMWENPQELEISHISLADSCQFVIVAPATANIIGKMANGICDDLLSTTLCACWQKKILFAPAMNEKMWTNPAVQKNVETLKKMGAEIIGPEKGRLACKTVGIGRMTEPADIIKHLEQIAK, encoded by the coding sequence ATGGCAAACGAATCGACGATTAATGGATTGAAAATTTTGCTCGGCGTAAGCGGCGGGGTCGCTGTGTATAAAGCAGTTGACCTGGCCAGCAAACTGACCGCAGCCGGCGCTGTTGTCGATACCGTTATGACCGACAGCGCGTGCAAATTCGTTTTGCCAAAAAGTTTTGAGGCTGTAACGGGCAGACCGGTTTATACCAGTATGTGGGAAAACCCGCAGGAATTGGAAATCAGTCATATCAGCCTTGCTGACAGTTGTCAGTTTGTTATCGTTGCGCCAGCCACGGCGAACATCATCGGCAAAATGGCAAACGGCATTTGCGATGATTTGTTGAGTACGACGCTTTGCGCCTGCTGGCAGAAGAAAATTCTGTTTGCGCCGGCGATGAACGAAAAAATGTGGACGAATCCTGCTGTGCAGAAAAATGTCGAAACGCTGAAAAAAATGGGCGCTGAAATAATCGGGCCGGAAAAAGGAAGATTAGCCTGCAAAACCGTCGGCATCGGAAGAATGACAGAGCCGGCGGATATAATAAAACATCTCGAACAAATTGCGAAATAA
- a CDS encoding phosphopantothenoylcysteine decarboxylase has product MKSKRLHFLITAGGTREYIDPVRFITNASSGKMGCALASAALKVGHRVTLITTVKDLKFKIENLKLYEVETAEDMFKAVKKHFLKCDCLIMAAAVSDYTPAKKSKIKIKKSKQDLIIKLKPTTDILKWAGKNKKKNQCVVGFALEDRNLRKNAEKKLQSKNLDMIIANEPSAIGSEKSTVQIKRKNSDWQILPKADKSFLAKRIINLLNKQNKIANR; this is encoded by the coding sequence ATGAAATCAAAGCGATTGCATTTCTTAATTACAGCAGGGGGGACGAGAGAATATATCGACCCTGTTCGCTTCATCACTAACGCAAGCAGCGGTAAAATGGGCTGTGCTTTAGCGAGTGCTGCGTTAAAGGTCGGGCATCGAGTAACACTCATAACGACTGTAAAAGATTTAAAATTTAAAATTGAAAATTTAAAATTGTACGAAGTTGAAACGGCCGAGGATATGTTTAAGGCTGTAAAAAAGCATTTCCTAAAATGTGATTGTCTGATTATGGCCGCGGCGGTTTCGGATTACACGCCGGCGAAAAAATCCAAAATAAAAATCAAAAAATCCAAACAAGATTTAATAATAAAGTTAAAACCAACCACCGACATTTTAAAATGGGCGGGAAAGAACAAGAAGAAAAATCAGTGCGTTGTCGGCTTTGCGCTTGAGGATAGAAATTTACGCAAAAACGCAGAGAAGAAACTGCAAAGCAAAAACCTCGATATGATTATCGCCAATGAACCTTCGGCAATCGGCAGCGAGAAATCAACTGTTCAAATCAAACGCAAAAACAGCGATTGGCAAATATTACCAAAGGCGGATAAATCTTTTCTGGCTAAAAGGATTATTAATCTTCTAAACAAACAAAACAAAATTGCTAATCGATGA
- a CDS encoding DUF3795 domain-containing protein has product MDNLKYVTYCGLYCKLCAEIARIPAQASALQQTLKKSGWEIFGHEEVPEFKVFCKALNFFSKLNETCPGCRGGCGNPKCPIRKCIEEKKLKVCADCEQFPCEHFDRLTKKYPNLIADVKRQKEIGLLKWIEEQEKRCEAGACYMDFCIPAD; this is encoded by the coding sequence ATGGATAATTTGAAATATGTTACATATTGCGGGCTGTATTGCAAACTTTGTGCAGAGATAGCTCGAATACCTGCACAAGCCTCGGCATTACAGCAGACCCTCAAAAAAAGCGGATGGGAGATTTTTGGCCATGAAGAAGTGCCTGAGTTTAAAGTTTTTTGCAAAGCATTGAATTTTTTCAGCAAACTTAACGAGACTTGCCCTGGCTGTAGAGGCGGTTGCGGCAACCCCAAGTGCCCAATAAGAAAATGTATAGAAGAAAAAAAGTTAAAAGTCTGTGCTGATTGCGAGCAGTTTCCATGTGAACATTTTGACAGACTTACCAAAAAATATCCAAATCTTATTGCGGACGTAAAAAGGCAAAAGGAAATAGGGTTGCTGAAATGGATAGAAGAACAGGAAAAACGATGCGAAGCAGGAGCATGTTATATGGATTTTTGTATTCCTGCAGATTAG
- the pyrE gene encoding orotate phosphoribosyltransferase: MTKQELTKRVKETSYLEGDFTLRSGKKSKYYMDKYLFETQPDILKALGEEFAKHATSDVTLIAGAELGGVALAAATAMQTGKKWIIVRNSKKDYGTSKMVEGVLKADDVVLLVEDIATTGGQVLEAAKIITEAGAKVKKIVAVIDRKQGASENITTAGYKFESILTKEDLGIKD, encoded by the coding sequence ATGACAAAACAGGAACTGACAAAGCGCGTAAAAGAAACATCGTATCTCGAAGGCGATTTTACATTAAGAAGTGGTAAAAAAAGCAAATATTATATGGATAAATATCTATTCGAGACGCAGCCGGATATTTTGAAAGCTCTCGGCGAAGAATTCGCAAAACACGCAACGAGCGATGTTACGCTAATCGCAGGCGCAGAACTCGGCGGAGTTGCACTTGCCGCAGCGACAGCAATGCAGACCGGCAAAAAATGGATTATCGTCCGCAACAGCAAAAAAGATTACGGCACAAGCAAAATGGTCGAAGGCGTTTTGAAAGCTGACGATGTCGTTTTGCTCGTTGAGGATATCGCAACCACCGGCGGCCAGGTTCTTGAAGCGGCAAAAATAATCACAGAAGCGGGAGCAAAAGTTAAGAAGATTGTCGCCGTGATTGATCGCAAACAAGGCGCATCCGAAAACATTACAACTGCCGGCTATAAATTCGAGAGCATCTTAACCAAAGAAGATTTAGGAATTAAAGACTAA
- the purB gene encoding adenylosuccinate lyase, translating into MVKNQNIYNSPLVERNASKEMAELFGNQTKFSTWRKLWLELAKAEKKLGLKISSAQISQMSQHLDDINFDKAAEFEKKFRHDVMAHIHTFGEAAPKAAPIIHLGATSCYVGDNADLIIMRNAMQIIAAKLASLIDALSGFAKQYRKMPTLGFTHFQPAQLTTVGKRATLWCNDFVSDLAEIEYRIVNIPFRGVKGTTGTQASFLELFAGNHKKVKQLDKMVAKAFDFDKLCPVTGQTYSRKIDSLIINTIAGIAQSAHKMCNDIRLLANLKEIEEPFEKSQIGSSAMAYKRNPMRCERVTALSRLLISLSSSPQMTAAEQWLERTLDDSANRRVVLPEAFLAADGILEILINVTSGLVVYPKVIAARINSELPFMATENILMAAVKAGGNRQMLHEKIRVHSQAAAQQVKEFGKANDLIERLKGDTAFAKVDFNKVLNAKDYVGRAPEQVVDFINEAVKPAIRKYRGKINKKTELKV; encoded by the coding sequence ATGGTTAAAAATCAAAACATTTACAACTCGCCGTTAGTGGAACGCAACGCCTCAAAGGAAATGGCGGAATTGTTTGGGAATCAAACAAAATTTTCGACCTGGCGAAAACTCTGGCTGGAACTGGCAAAGGCTGAAAAAAAACTCGGCTTGAAAATCTCCTCCGCTCAAATCAGCCAGATGTCGCAGCACCTTGACGATATTAATTTCGACAAGGCCGCAGAATTCGAAAAGAAATTCCGCCACGATGTAATGGCACACATCCACACATTCGGCGAAGCTGCACCCAAAGCCGCTCCGATTATTCACCTCGGCGCGACAAGCTGTTACGTCGGCGACAATGCTGATTTGATTATTATGCGAAACGCAATGCAGATTATCGCTGCCAAACTCGCAAGCCTGATTGACGCATTAAGCGGATTCGCAAAGCAATACCGCAAAATGCCAACACTTGGCTTCACGCATTTTCAGCCAGCACAATTAACAACTGTCGGCAAACGCGCGACACTTTGGTGCAACGATTTCGTCAGCGACCTGGCGGAAATAGAATATAGAATCGTGAATATTCCTTTCAGAGGCGTTAAAGGAACAACCGGAACACAGGCATCGTTCCTCGAACTGTTCGCAGGCAATCACAAAAAAGTAAAACAGTTAGACAAAATGGTCGCAAAGGCATTTGATTTTGACAAACTCTGCCCCGTTACCGGCCAGACATATTCACGAAAAATTGATTCGCTTATTATCAATACAATCGCAGGCATCGCACAATCCGCACACAAAATGTGCAATGATATCCGCCTGCTGGCAAATTTAAAGGAAATCGAAGAGCCGTTTGAAAAATCGCAAATCGGCTCCAGCGCAATGGCGTATAAACGCAATCCAATGCGTTGTGAACGTGTAACGGCACTTTCACGATTATTGATTAGTCTGTCGAGCAGTCCGCAAATGACCGCAGCCGAGCAATGGCTCGAAAGAACGCTTGACGATTCTGCAAACAGAAGAGTTGTATTGCCGGAAGCGTTCCTCGCGGCAGATGGAATACTTGAGATTTTGATTAACGTTACCAGCGGCCTTGTGGTTTATCCGAAAGTCATCGCGGCAAGAATCAATTCCGAACTGCCCTTTATGGCGACGGAAAATATTTTGATGGCAGCGGTAAAAGCAGGCGGAAATCGCCAAATGCTCCACGAAAAAATCAGAGTGCATTCACAGGCAGCCGCACAGCAGGTTAAAGAATTTGGAAAAGCAAACGATTTGATTGAAAGACTCAAAGGCGACACCGCTTTTGCGAAAGTCGATTTCAATAAAGTGCTGAACGCGAAAGATTATGTCGGAAGAGCGCCAGAACAGGTAGTTGATTTTATAAATGAAGCAGTCAAACCTGCGATAAGAAAATATCGCGGCAAAATTAACAAAAAAACAGAATTGAAAGTTTAA
- a CDS encoding putative DNA binding domain-containing protein — protein sequence MTISTEQFEVLLNSKEDEHLEFKEAKENFHFEELVNYCVALANEHGGKIILGVTDKKPRHVVGSNAFGDLGRTKAGLMERLPIRIYAEEITYNNCRVVIFDIPSRPIGTPIQYKGAYWMRRNDALVAMTPDMLKRIFDESGNDFSAEICPNTTINDLSPDAIEEFRKRWQKKSRNQALSDWTHEQILDDAELRVNNGITYAALILMGTRQALGKYLAQSEIVFEYRSNNIAGPANQREEFREGFLLCYNRLWELINLRNDIQHYQDGLFMQDIPTFSEGSVREAILNAVSHRDYRNAGSIFIRQFPRKIEIVSSGGFPTGITAENILNRQFPRNRRIAETLAKCGFIERAGQGADRMFVESIKQSKPLPDFSDTDEYQVSLVLNGEIQDVNFLKFLEKVGQEKSISFGTNELLTLNAINGNKEITPTMLPILHSLVEHGIVEVVGRGRGTKYLLSRRFYTFLGKEGIYTRKRGLDRNEKKELLVKHIKSNGTDGCKLQELQDVLPSCSKYQIQRMLQELKNDNRIHPQGATNSGKWVYGAKI from the coding sequence ATGACTATTTCTACTGAACAATTTGAAGTCTTGTTGAATTCCAAAGAAGATGAGCATCTTGAATTCAAGGAGGCAAAAGAAAATTTTCATTTTGAGGAACTTGTAAATTATTGTGTCGCTCTGGCCAATGAACACGGCGGCAAAATAATACTTGGTGTTACTGACAAAAAACCGCGACACGTTGTTGGCAGTAATGCTTTCGGTGATTTAGGAAGAACGAAAGCTGGCTTAATGGAACGTCTTCCAATCAGAATATATGCTGAAGAAATCACATACAATAACTGCCGCGTTGTTATTTTTGATATTCCATCAAGACCGATAGGTACACCAATACAGTACAAAGGAGCATACTGGATGCGTCGCAATGATGCTCTTGTGGCAATGACTCCTGATATGCTGAAACGAATTTTTGATGAAAGCGGCAATGACTTTTCAGCAGAAATTTGTCCAAACACAACCATTAACGACCTCTCGCCTGACGCCATTGAGGAATTTCGCAAAAGGTGGCAAAAAAAATCCAGGAACCAGGCGTTGTCAGATTGGACACACGAACAAATTCTTGATGATGCAGAGCTTCGCGTCAACAACGGTATTACTTACGCAGCTTTAATTCTTATGGGAACTCGGCAGGCACTTGGTAAATATCTCGCACAAAGTGAAATAGTATTTGAATATCGTTCCAACAATATCGCCGGCCCAGCTAATCAAAGAGAAGAATTCAGAGAAGGATTTCTGCTTTGCTATAACAGGCTTTGGGAGTTAATAAATCTTCGCAATGACATTCAACACTATCAGGATGGTTTGTTTATGCAGGACATTCCCACTTTCAGTGAGGGTTCTGTTCGAGAAGCAATATTAAACGCTGTCAGCCATAGAGACTATAGGAATGCGGGGTCTATTTTTATTCGCCAGTTTCCAAGAAAGATTGAAATAGTAAGTTCGGGCGGCTTCCCTACGGGCATTACAGCAGAAAACATTTTGAATCGTCAGTTCCCCCGCAATCGCAGAATCGCAGAAACACTTGCCAAATGCGGCTTCATCGAACGTGCAGGTCAAGGCGCAGACCGAATGTTCGTAGAAAGTATCAAACAAAGCAAACCGCTCCCTGACTTTTCAGATACCGATGAATATCAGGTTTCGCTGGTGCTAAACGGAGAAATACAGGACGTCAACTTTTTAAAATTCCTTGAAAAAGTCGGACAGGAAAAATCCATATCTTTCGGCACAAATGAACTGCTGACACTTAATGCCATTAATGGCAATAAAGAAATTACTCCAACTATGCTGCCAATATTACATTCTCTTGTTGAGCATGGTATAGTTGAAGTCGTAGGCAGAGGTCGGGGCACAAAGTATTTATTGTCTCGTCGTTTCTACACTTTCCTCGGCAAAGAAGGAATATACACACGCAAACGAGGACTTGACCGAAATGAAAAGAAAGAATTACTTGTAAAACATATTAAAAGCAACGGCACTGACGGCTGCAAACTTCAGGAACTGCAGGACGTGTTACCATCGTGTTCCAAGTACCAAATACAACGAATGCTTCAGGAATTAAAAAACGATAACCGCATTCATCCTCAAGGAGCTACAAATTCAGGAAAATGGGTTTATGGAGCCAAAATATAA
- a CDS encoding aldo/keto reductase → MRKSKLGNSDLEITKVGLGTWAIGGPWLYGWGKQDDNDSIEAILESLEAGVNWLDTAAIYGHGHSEEVIAKALKKTSIKPIIATKCGLTWDEKNERIPCLKAKSILAECDASLKRLNVDVIDLYQMHWNQPEKDIEEGYDAMARCVKAGKVRFLGVSNFTIEQMEKVMKIHPLVSLQPPYSMFRRDIETDILPFCKKHNIGVIVYSPLQKGMLSGKFTAEKISALPADDVRHKDQNYKSPQLEINLKAIDALTQIAKHKKITMAQLATAWVIRNSEVTAAIAGARRKGQITDTAPAADIILTKDEIEEIEEIIKIRQSTLK, encoded by the coding sequence ATGAGAAAATCGAAACTTGGCAATTCAGACCTGGAAATCACAAAGGTCGGCCTGGGCACATGGGCAATCGGAGGCCCGTGGCTTTACGGCTGGGGCAAACAGGATGACAACGATTCGATAGAAGCGATTCTTGAGTCGCTGGAAGCGGGGGTGAATTGGCTCGACACGGCAGCAATTTACGGCCACGGACACAGCGAGGAAGTTATAGCCAAGGCACTCAAAAAAACTTCCATTAAGCCGATTATCGCCACAAAGTGCGGTTTGACGTGGGATGAAAAAAATGAAAGAATTCCATGCCTCAAGGCAAAAAGTATTCTGGCCGAATGCGATGCGTCATTGAAAAGATTGAACGTTGACGTTATCGACCTTTACCAGATGCACTGGAATCAGCCGGAGAAAGATATAGAAGAAGGTTATGACGCGATGGCAAGATGTGTCAAGGCCGGCAAAGTACGCTTCCTCGGCGTGTCGAATTTCACCATCGAACAGATGGAAAAGGTAATGAAAATTCATCCGCTTGTCTCGCTCCAGCCGCCATATAGTATGTTTCGCCGGGATATTGAAACGGATATTCTGCCGTTCTGCAAAAAACATAATATTGGCGTGATAGTTTATAGTCCGCTGCAAAAGGGAATGTTAAGCGGCAAATTCACCGCTGAAAAAATCTCCGCCCTGCCCGCTGATGACGTTCGGCATAAAGACCAGAATTATAAATCGCCGCAGCTTGAAATAAATTTGAAAGCGATTGATGCTTTAACACAAATCGCAAAGCACAAGAAGATTACAATGGCACAGTTAGCGACAGCGTGGGTAATAAGGAATTCGGAAGTTACCGCCGCGATTGCCGGCGCAAGACGCAAAGGCCAAATTACCGATACCGCCCCCGCGGCTGATATAATACTGACAAAAGATGAAATAGAAGAAATCGAAGAAATTATAAAAATAAGACAAAGTACTTTGAAATAA
- a CDS encoding DUF1638 domain-containing protein, which yields MENNKKVCVIACKIIKPDLERAAKKLGLDVDFEFLHFGLHNTPTKLGSEVQVVINKISASGKYSRIVLGYGICGKGTNDIKAVEVPMAIPQAHDCITFFLGSREAYKEQFEKCPGTYYFTKGWFDENPNYETTLRIGLNVETPGKTYTEDELKILEEFLAGWQKNYSRAVFVRDSLDADDDSYRQIAKRMAVGYGWNYEEMVGSGELFEKMLVAEKSDDDILVIEPGQSIVFSEINGKLEIIKGNC from the coding sequence GTGGAAAATAACAAGAAAGTTTGTGTAATCGCGTGCAAGATTATAAAGCCGGATTTAGAACGGGCAGCGAAAAAACTCGGCCTTGATGTCGATTTTGAGTTTCTGCATTTCGGGCTGCATAATACTCCGACTAAACTCGGCAGCGAAGTTCAGGTTGTAATAAATAAAATTTCCGCAAGCGGCAAGTACAGCCGAATTGTTCTGGGTTACGGTATTTGCGGCAAGGGAACAAATGATATCAAAGCTGTTGAGGTGCCGATGGCAATTCCGCAGGCTCACGATTGCATTACGTTTTTCCTCGGTTCAAGGGAGGCATACAAAGAGCAGTTTGAAAAATGTCCCGGCACATACTATTTTACCAAAGGCTGGTTCGACGAGAATCCTAATTATGAAACGACTCTGCGAATCGGGCTGAATGTCGAAACGCCGGGCAAAACGTACACCGAAGATGAATTGAAAATCTTGGAAGAGTTTCTCGCGGGCTGGCAGAAAAATTATAGCAGGGCGGTTTTTGTAAGAGATTCGCTCGATGCTGACGATGATAGTTACAGGCAAATCGCTAAAAGAATGGCGGTGGGTTACGGCTGGAATTATGAGGAAATGGTCGGCAGCGGTGAATTGTTCGAGAAAATGCTGGTCGCGGAAAAAAGCGATGATGATATTCTCGTGATTGAGCCGGGGCAGAGTATTGTTTTCAGTGAAATCAATGGGAAACTTGAAATAATAAAAGGTAATTGCTAA
- the prfB gene encoding peptide chain release factor 2, with amino-acid sequence MTGFDIPTKLAERQKLEQQMSQPGFWDNQDTAKSVVSKVSVLKPFIDPVLDAEKKITDVSELLEIALEENDQQILADIEKDLGPLERKCAQIELTGLLSGPDDTKNCFFSIHAGAGGTESCDWVSMLLRMYTRYFQLSGLNYEELDILPGEEAGLRSITLKVNGPFAFGKLSCESGVHRLVRISPFDSNKRRHTSFAAVDVLPEYDDDIDIEIDEKDLRLDFYRAGGAGGQHVNKTSSAVRITHFPSGIVTQCQNDRSQHRNKAEAMKMLKGKLYMLEQQKRDAELAKLYGNKGEIAWGNQIRSYVLQPYQLIKDHRTDFQTGNIQPVLDGEIEGFIDSYLQYRAEKKHKQSK; translated from the coding sequence GTGACTGGCTTTGACATCCCTACAAAATTAGCGGAACGGCAAAAACTCGAACAGCAAATGTCTCAACCCGGCTTTTGGGATAATCAGGACACCGCAAAATCAGTCGTCTCAAAGGTAAGCGTCTTAAAGCCATTTATAGACCCTGTTCTTGATGCGGAGAAAAAAATCACCGATGTTTCTGAATTGCTTGAGATTGCTCTTGAGGAAAACGACCAGCAGATTTTGGCCGATATTGAAAAAGACCTCGGCCCGCTTGAAAGAAAATGTGCGCAAATCGAGCTTACCGGTCTGTTAAGCGGCCCCGATGATACGAAGAATTGCTTTTTCAGTATTCACGCAGGTGCAGGCGGAACTGAAAGCTGCGATTGGGTAAGTATGCTTCTGCGAATGTACACGAGATATTTTCAGTTGAGTGGATTGAATTACGAAGAGCTTGATATATTGCCAGGCGAAGAAGCGGGACTGCGTTCAATAACTCTCAAAGTGAATGGTCCGTTCGCGTTCGGAAAACTTTCCTGCGAATCGGGCGTTCATCGATTGGTACGTATCAGCCCGTTTGATTCAAACAAACGCAGACATACGAGTTTTGCCGCTGTTGACGTTTTGCCGGAATACGATGACGATATTGATATCGAAATCGACGAAAAGGATTTACGACTGGATTTTTATCGCGCAGGTGGCGCAGGCGGCCAGCACGTTAATAAAACAAGCTCGGCTGTTCGCATTACGCATTTCCCAAGCGGAATTGTAACGCAATGTCAGAATGACCGCAGTCAGCATCGCAACAAGGCCGAAGCGATGAAAATGCTCAAGGGCAAATTATATATGCTCGAGCAGCAGAAACGCGATGCCGAACTTGCCAAACTCTACGGCAACAAAGGCGAAATCGCATGGGGCAACCAGATTCGCAGCTATGTGCTTCAACCCTATCAGTTGATTAAAGACCACCGCACGGATTTTCAGACCGGAAATATTCAACCGGTGCTTGATGGCGAAATCGAAGGCTTTATAGATAGTTACCTGCAATATCGTGCAGAGAAAAAACATAAACAAAGTAAATAA
- a CDS encoding DUF502 domain-containing protein, whose protein sequence is MKRLIGYFLKGLLVFVPAAITVLIVVFVIKKIDSFLNIPIPGLGLVAAIALITLIGFLASNYLGGKLFVLIDKLFAKLPVVKMLYSSIRDLISAFAGERKSFDKPVIVEITVGGPKAVGFITQQDLEFLALPGNVAVYFPQSYNFAGSVLIFPAERVTPLNIDSSKAMAFVVSGGVSGK, encoded by the coding sequence ATGAAACGATTAATAGGATATTTTCTTAAAGGGCTTTTGGTTTTTGTGCCGGCGGCCATAACGGTTTTGATTGTTGTTTTTGTAATAAAAAAAATCGACAGCTTTTTGAATATTCCAATTCCGGGGCTTGGCTTGGTTGCCGCGATAGCGTTAATTACGCTGATTGGTTTTCTGGCGTCTAATTATCTGGGCGGCAAATTGTTTGTTCTGATAGATAAACTTTTCGCTAAGCTGCCGGTCGTTAAAATGCTCTATTCGTCGATTCGCGATTTAATCAGCGCGTTTGCCGGCGAACGGAAAAGTTTCGATAAGCCGGTAATTGTCGAGATTACAGTCGGCGGGCCGAAAGCGGTCGGCTTTATTACGCAGCAGGATTTGGAATTTCTGGCTCTGCCGGGCAATGTCGCGGTTTATTTTCCGCAGTCGTACAATTTTGCCGGCTCGGTTTTGATTTTTCCAGCCGAAAGAGTTACACCTCTGAATATCGACAGCTCAAAAGCGATGGCGTTTGTCGTTTCCGGCGGCGTTTCAGGAAAATAA
- a CDS encoding TIGR04255 family protein, whose protein sequence is MASINFNEAFPHLSKAPIVEAVIAISFAPDVAWNEANLQRELKQRLPDFPKVESLHAARYQLDVGKQTNSKVENFGCVGFKVCSIDGLHIAQFNKDAFVFSRLNPYQDWEQLSGEAFRLLSVYNELIKPKKVMRIGLRFINRITIKQEKVELADYYKYPPESLKELDWALTGYLHHDLMQVSGTAYSVNLIKTVQNNVPGEIGLILDIDVFMQNMQDSFVYNERNVKECLEEMRWVKNKIFFGSLTDKTIQELK, encoded by the coding sequence ATGGCATCTATAAATTTTAATGAAGCGTTCCCGCATTTGTCCAAAGCTCCCATTGTTGAAGCTGTTATTGCTATTAGCTTTGCTCCCGATGTAGCTTGGAACGAAGCCAATTTACAGAGAGAATTAAAACAGCGTCTCCCAGATTTCCCCAAAGTTGAGTCTTTACATGCTGCCAGATATCAGTTGGATGTAGGTAAGCAAACTAATTCCAAAGTGGAAAATTTTGGATGTGTCGGTTTCAAAGTATGTTCGATTGACGGATTGCATATTGCTCAATTTAATAAAGACGCTTTCGTTTTTAGTCGTTTGAATCCTTACCAAGATTGGGAACAGCTTAGTGGTGAAGCATTTCGGCTGTTGAGTGTTTACAATGAATTGATAAAACCTAAGAAAGTTATGAGAATTGGTTTACGTTTCATAAATCGCATAACCATAAAGCAAGAAAAGGTTGAACTCGCGGATTATTACAAATATCCACCAGAATCATTAAAAGAATTGGATTGGGCACTCACCGGATATCTTCATCACGATTTGATGCAAGTTTCTGGAACAGCATATAGCGTGAATTTAATTAAAACCGTTCAGAATAATGTTCCTGGGGAAATAGGTTTGATATTGGATATAGATGTTTTTATGCAGAATATGCAGGATTCATTTGTATATAATGAACGAAATGTAAAAGAGTGTTTGGAAGAAATGCGATGGGTAAAAAACAAGATTTTTTTCGGTAGTCTAACAGACAAAACCATACAGGAGCTTAAATAA